The nucleotide window TAATGATGACCATTAATTGCCCTTTTGAGATCCTAAATTTGGGATATGACCAATTAGACAAACAAAATTTATAGGAATGGAGAACTAAATGAAGTAAAGACTGCAATGAGGAAGTGTTTGGTgtgaaaaatataaatgaaatcaAAAAGGAAAATGCTTAAAGAAGGGCAATGGTATTATTAAGTGAAATGAAAGCTTTATGAGGTTCAGCAATGGAAAAACAAGATGAGAATAACCGACATAAACAGTAGGAGAATGGACATAATGTTGTATGGGGTATCTTGGATTCCTCCCCTTTAACAATAGTTTATTTATAATGATTTAACAATACAATATAAATAACCCTCCCTATTTTAGAAAAAGGTCGCAAGAACACAAATACTAATTACAAAGTAAGAAAACTCTTTAGGTAAACATTCGAGCTCTCACTTGAAATTAGCCCTCTTAATAATATTGTATTGTTTGTGGTGATTGTATCTATGAATGATCTAGATCCCATCTTAATTCACCACTCAATGCACAACTAACATCAACATTACATTAAACAAAGAACATAATGTCCTGTCAATGCACAAAATCATAGCTCAAATGACCAGAAACAACATCCTATGAagagtgctcgaacgagcatccAGGTGCTCGAACGAGTACACAGTTCAGAAGGCTCACTGTTGCTATCCACTATGCTGCTTGAACGAGCTCCTCCGCTCGTTCCTGGTGCACCACTTTCTGACTTCTTTTctgttgaaatatagtgactCGAACAAGTCGTTATATGGAAGAAGGTGAATACGGGTCGAAGAAGTCCGCGGGGCGTGGAGTTGCTTCTGATCTCACtctgcggctcgcgtagttttacacgggtcgcgcaattgaagtttcttttcacgggaaacgtcttttgggacggttacctttatttgtggtcggttatttgtggttacttagAGCCCAAACCGTCTTTCAAGTTGGTTTAATTATAAATACCTCTCGTTAGCACAAGAGgatgcaatgcaaaacacaaagtgaggaaaactaagagagaaaaagcttggagatccattgttgtggtttctcgtgttcatcttgtaatctcccggtttatagtgaaaagtttattctcggtgccggtggatgtagctatcacgttgatagtgaaccacgttaatttctcggtgtgattttctttattgtttgtttgaatctttattgtttcattattgtttccgATCTTTCCTTCCGCTGTCGTacaacaattggcatcaagagcttAGGTTTAATTGTAGGAAgagtttttgaaggaaacaATGGTAGGAGATTCTACAACAAGGATTGAGAAATTTAATGGAAAGAATAGCTTTGGGCTATGACAGATTAAGATGAAGGCGTTATTAAAGTAGTTGCAGATTTGGCGTCCGTTGATCGCAAAGAGAGCGACATCTACGTCGGGATCTGGAGATGGATGGACTGATGAACAGTTAGTAGTGATGGAAGagaaggctcattctaccatcttACTAAGTCTTGATGATCATATCATAACGGAGGTTGCTGATAAGGAGACGGCCGCAGaattatggttaaaattggagtcaCTGTACATGACAAAATCTTTAACCAACAAATTGCTACTGAAACATCGGTTGTTTAGCCTCAGGATGCAGTCAGGTACGCCATTAAGGGATCATctagaaaatcttaattctattttaccagatttgcgtaatttagaagttaagatagatgatgaggatgcagcgttaatattgcttgtttctctaccgaatagttatgagaactttgtggagtcttttgtggttggcaaagactcgttgaccctagaagaagtgaaggcagcacttTATACTAGGGAGTTGCGTTAAAAGGCGACAGGTAGAACTGTCAATTATGAACCCGACCCGCTAAACCCGACCTGCAAAAAGCGGGTTttgaacaaattttttaaaaaagtgacCCGTTTAACCCGCCTTTTGAAACCCGCAAAAAGTGGGTCAAAAACGGGTCGGGTCGGGTTGGACCCGTCGGGTTTCAacccttaaaagttaaaacttaaaagagaAAAAGCAAGCGTgataaattcttaaaaacccttaatctAACAACCGCTTCTTCagttcttcttcatcctcagcCGCTTCTTCAGTTCCAGTCTCCAGTCTCCAGCcgcttcttcttcatcctcagcCTCAGGCGACCTCAGCCCTAAATCTATGGGACGTCGAGCTTCAAGTAGTAGCCACCGCCGCCCTCCGTTCCCACGAAAAGGGTGTTCGCCATCACCTCTTGGACAattcttttcttcatcatctccCACTCCTCAAGAAGGTAATTTGAAGTACCAATTTCATTTGTTTACTTGTTGACTGTTGCCTTGTTGTGTTGGTCTCGAATTTTCTGCAAAGCAATGGGTTTCTGATTGGGAATTGCCGAATTGGGTATTAGTTTTCTGCAAAGCAATGGGTGAAGTGAAGGTGAAGGTGACGACTGACGAGAAAGAAATGGGAATTGGGAAAATGGGTTGCTGTTCTGATTTTGGGTATTACAGTTACTGTattagttttagtttttttttttattatttttttatatatcatcattatttttattgttataataattattattattatctactTTACTCACTTGATTCAtgctaattttcttaattaatttaaagcCCAAAATGAAATCCATTGCTTTAACTGATATTCTTGAATCTGGCTGtactttttattcttttgatATGGCTGATTTACTAGTGTTCATAGTTGCAATTTTCAAAATGCGATTGTGTAAGTGTTATGCTGATGGTGGTGTGAAGTTCTTTGATTTGCTTTATATCATCGAGATCATGAGATCCCTTGAACCAACCTGATATGATGTATCCTATTAAGGCTCAATTGCttccttttgttttgtaggagttGAGCCAAATGATGATAGTAACAATCCTGGAACAGATGGAAGTTATGGAACAGATGTTGAGACTCCTAACATTGGGCAAGAAGCTACTCCCACATTCGGAACTCGCAAGAGAAAATGGACATCAGATTGTTGGGACCATTACAATACTTTCGATGGTGATGAATTCGCTGATAAGAGGCCAAGAGCTTACTGTAAGTATTGTAATAAAGGACCGATCTTTGCCGACTCAATGTATGGTACTACTAATTTTAGACGTCACACTGAATCTTGTCAAGCTCGTGATAATTGTGATACGCGTCAAATGCTCTTAGATAAAAAAGCTAAGACTGTTTTGAAATACAATCCTATTGAGTACAAACAAAAGGTTGCTTTGGCTATCATTAGGCATGGATATAGTTACACTTTTGCTGAGCATGAAGGGAATAGGGATATCCAtacatatttaaatgaaaattgtaaACCAATATGTCGAAATACAGCTAAGAATTGGACTATTAAAATTCATCAAAAGGAGAGAATACAATTAAAAAAGGCATTACATGTTATCCCTGGAAAGATTTGCTTGACATCGGATATGTGGTCCTCAGTTGTTGGTCAAGGATACCTTTCTCTAACTGCTCATTACATAGATGAGAATTGGAAGTTGCACAACAAGATACTTAATTTCTGTCATGTTCCTCCTCCTCATAATGCTCAAGTGTTACATGATACTATTCTTGATAATCTGAAAAAATGGGGAAtacataagaaaatattttccatTACTTCTTCAATTGGTTAGACATTGGACTTCTTCAGAAGCTAGGAAAATGAAATTTGCTGAATGTGTTTTTGGAGTTAGTGTGGATTGTTCTAGAAGTCTTTTATTGGATTGTCCAACGAGGTGGAATTCTACATTCATGATGATTCAAAGGGCTTTGGTATACAAAGTTGTTTTCTCTAGGTTAGGAAGATCGGATACATCAACTTCTACTTTAATTGAGGAAGAATGGTCTAGACTTGCGAAAATTTGTGATCTACTTCACACCACCATCAACATAACACTTACACAATCGCATTTCGAAAATTGCAACCATGAACACTAGTAAATCAGCCATatcaaaagaataaaaagtaCCGCCAGATTATTAAAGCAATGGATTTCATTTTGGgctttaaattaattaagaaaattagcaTGAATCAAGTGAGTAAagtagataataataataattattataacaataaaaataatgatgatatataaaaaaataataaaaaaaaactaaaactaatACAGTAACTGTAATACCCAAAATCAGAACAACAACCCATTTTCCCAATTCCCATTTCTTTCTCGTCAGTCGTCACCTTCACCTTCACTTCACCCATTGCTTTGCAGAAAACTAATACCCAATTCGGCAATTCTCAATCAGAAACCCATTGCTTTGCAGAAAATTCGAGACCAACACAACAAGGCAACAAGTCAACAAGTAAACAAATGAAATTGGTACTTCAAATTACCTTCTTGAGGAGTGggagatgatgaagaaaaaaagaattGTCCAAGAGGTGATGGCGAACAACCTTTTCGTGGGAACGGAGGGCGGCGGTGGCTACTACTTGAAGCTCGACGTCTCATAGATTTAGGGCTGAGGTCGCCTGAGGCTGAGGACGAAGAAGAAGCGGCTGGAGACTGGAGACTGGAACTGAAGAAGCTtctgaggatgaagaagaactGAAGAAGCGGTTGTTagattaagggtttttaagaatttatcACGCTTGCTTTTtctcttttaagttttaacttttaagggtTGAAACCCGACGGGTCCAACCCGACCCGACCCGTTTTTGTCCCACTTTTTGCGGGTTTAAAAAAGCGGGTTAAACAGgtcactttttttaaaaatttgttcaaAACCCGCTTTTTGCGGGTCGGGATTTTTGGGTTTGGCGGGTCGGGTTCATAATTGACAGttctaatattaatatattatcattgacgtaaattattttttcaaaaaagtgaAAGACCCGTTGGGTCAACCCGAACCCGACAACATAGGGTCTTAAACAAGGTAGTCAAAACCCgaaatcgtaattttttaaacctgttcaacccgaacccgaaaatatttttatacaacCCGACCcgtccgacctgtttgacaggtCTAGCGACAggtgataatgagaattatGGCAGTGGGTTAGTTGTTAGGTCGGGTAGAAATTCTAGAAAGAATAAGGGGTCTAATAATAGTAACGGTGCTAGGTCGGATACTTGTAATAGTAGAGATGAGTCTAGCAACACTAAgaccataatatgttatcacTGTCAGGAACCAGGACATTTTAGGTCTAAATGTccagaattaaagaataaatctcaTGCCACAGTAGTCGAAAGTAAACAGAACAAGAGCTATGATTCGGAGGAAGATTTAGCATTGATTAGTTGTGTTGAGTCTAGTGATTTTGTTGATAGCTGGATTCTTGATTCTGGtagttcgttccatatgagtcctcGTCGGGATTGGTTTGATACTTATGAGTCTTTTTTTGGGGCTTCAGTTACGATTGCTAACGGAACTCCATGTGAAGTAGTAGGTATTGGTTCCATGAGACTTCGGACTAGTGATGGGAGAAGGGTTACTTTGACTAAGGTGAGGCATGTTCCTGCATTGGAGAAGAACTTGATATCGCTTGGGACCTTAGATGATTTGGGCCTCAAGGGTGAGTTTAGCAATGGGGAAGTAAGTTTCTTTAAGGGTTCGGATTTAATACTTAAGGGTGTCAAGGTGAAATCCCTGTATGTCTTTCAGGGTGTTACGCTGCTTAGTTCTGCAGTTAGTGCTTTTAATTGTCACGAGGAGATGACAATTTATGATAGGCATGGTCATATGGGTGAAAGTAGAGGGCTAGAATTGTCCATTGAGAATTGTCTTACAAGTGTCAAGGATGCCTACCTTGAGGAAGACaagcattgtgtgtttgggtTTAAACACGGGTGTGAGCTTAGCATTAAAGCTCATgatcacttgtatggtaagatgGTTAGTTGGCTACATTTGGATAGTTCGTTTTGTGGATTTGTTATGTTCTGTGTTTTAGGTATTTTGTGGCATCATACCTTTGGGATAACACCACTGCAGAACGGTGTTACAGGAATAGCAAATTGGACCTTGTTAGGGAGAGTCTTATGCATGCTCTCTTGTACTTGGTTGTTGAGTAGATACTGGATTAGTTTGTTCGATCGGGGTTTTCACACGGGATTAGAGGTGCCCAGTATGTGTGTGGGGTGGCTCAGTAGGGTATCGTGCTATCTCATATTTGAAGTCTTGTTAGGGCTTTGGTGTGTTGTTGTGTATTTTGCAGCAGCTGGTTATGGTGATAGTGGTACCgagtttgaggtggagtatGAGGTTAACTCCTCATCCATTTTTGTTCGACCCCagattgatgatgttgatgctACCCCAGGTATCTGTCTGACTGTGATTTCTGGTGCTATCTTTATCTCTGTGGATAGTTTAAAGGAGTCAGTACAGGGAACATTCCGCCAATTTAAAGGGTTTCAAGAAAAGCCTATATGTGTTCTCGAGAAGTCTAATAGGTTGGCTGAAGGGAGTGTTGTTTTGGTTGCTATAAGTGTGGTAGgttatgcataatccttgtGGGATTGGCAAGGTTAGTAGCCAATTTTGTGGAGTCACTTGGACCACCAACTTATGAGCACGTAGTAGAGTATAGTGAGCGAGCGCAGTGGCTTGCTATGACTTTACGTATGAGTAGAGTGTGGGAACTGTTGTATGGACTGGTAGTGTTACTTAGCTCAATTACATCACCTCATTTTGAGACTAAGTCGGTCTACATGTCTAGAGTAATGGTTCGGTGTTTGAAGTATGCTGTGATGTGTACTTGTTTTGCGCATGCCAGAAGTGTCATTTGTAGGTTTGTGACTCAACCTGGGTGGGGGCACTGGCAGGTAGAGATTTGTTCTCTCTACGGTTTGCTTGGATCAGCTGATGTGTTTCTTATGTACGGGAATGATATTAAGTGCTTTGTTACATCGGTTGAAGCTTGGGTTGTGTTCGCTGAGTTTGATTATGTCTTGATCTCGGTGATGGTTCTTTGTGATCAACCTTGGTTGGCTTTTGTGTACTACGATTGTGTGTTTAGTGATCAGGTACTTGATGTTCGGGAAAAGCACAGTGTGGTCAGATTTCATTCGGAATGCACGTACATGAAGATAGAGGTAAAGAAGGTAGGATGGTCTGACAGTCCTAGTAGATTCTTTACTATGCTGGATTCATTAGCAAaggcccttaggggcggtgtGAGGGAGCTCACAGGTGGAGGTGTGCACAACctcaaggtggagcttgcctcgTGTACTCGTGATGCAgatggagcattatgagtgaacttgtgatgctagttgagcattatgagttgttatacttggaaacgagtatgtgatgggtcttagttgaagacttatcgggatgggtcttggttggagacttgtcgGGATGTATGGTTTATGCTTGAGCTTTGCATCGGGTTTGGCTTGAGAATGGTTTTGCTTCACTATGGTTTGATGAGGTAGTGGTTGACTATGTGTTCTCGttaaggtggagattgttgaaatatagtgactCGAACAAGTCGTTATATGGAAGAAGGTGAATACGGGTCGAAGAAGACCTCCGCGGGACGTGTAgaactccgcggggcgcggagttgccTCTGATCTCACTCTGCGGCTCGCTTAGTTTTACACGGGTTGCGcaattgaagtttcttttcacgggaaacgtcttttgggacggttacctttatttgtggtcggttatttgtggttacttagAGCCCAAACCGTCTTTCAAGTTGGTTTAATTATAAATACCTCTCTTGTTAGCACAATAGGATGCAATgtaaaacacaaagtgaggaaaactaagagagaaaaagcttggagagccattgttgtggtttctcgtgttcattttgtaatctcccggtttatagtgaaaagtttattctcggtgccggtggatgtagctatcacgttgatagtgaaccacgttaatttctcagtgtgattttctttattgtttgtttgaatctttattgtttcattattgttttcgatctttgcttccgctgtcgcacaacagtTTCTTTGTTTCCTTGTTCGAGCAAACCCCTTCCCATGCCTTGCCTCAAGGCATGGTTCCTTACCTTTTAGTGAAGCCCCAAACGCCCCACATCGATCACCTTGTTGATCGTTCCGAACACCAAAGCACTACCATTCGACACATTCTAAAAGTCCTTCTTCAAAGTACAAGCTAAGGCTTGTTTGATTAAGCGATCAAATTCGTTGTGATTGTTAAGAGTTTTGGCACTTGCACTAACATTAAGCATTATTATTAGACAGGGTCGACCCTTAGATTTCAGGGGCCCGAGGCAACGAATAAATTATGGTccctaattataaaatatagatttataattacaaaatttatatataataaaaaaaatgttacacAGTACACCAATAATAGAGCTCGATTTTATCCGCTTTTTGTTTGATAGTCATGCATTTATAACTCAATGATTAGTAAATGAAGTGACAATTATCATCATAATAGCACTTTAGCTTGGTGGTTAAATGGCCAATTTAGTCATGCAAGGTCTCAATTTGATGCATATGAAGGTTaaatttatatacttttttcGTGAGCCCTGGGCACAATCCCTTCTTGCCTTTGCCTAGGGTCGACCCTATTATTAGAGTTCAAAACAGACTCGATTGTTCCATATTTATCCGATCTTGTAACTGAATTCAACTTTAAAATGGATTTATATTTATGTTAATATCATGTGGACTCAAAACCCAATTTTCATTCGACCTGA belongs to Amaranthus tricolor cultivar Red isolate AtriRed21 chromosome 17, ASM2621246v1, whole genome shotgun sequence and includes:
- the LOC130804877 gene encoding uncharacterized protein LOC130804877, whose translation is MSPRRDWFDTYESFFGASVTIANGTPCEVVGIGSMRLRTSDGRRVTLTKVRHVPALEKNLISLGTLDDLGLKGEFSNGEVSFFKGSDLILKGVKVKSLYVFQGVTLLSSAVSAFNCHEEMTIYDRHGHMGESRGLELSIENCLTSVKDAYLEEDKHCVFGFKHGCELSIKAHDHLYGKMVSWLHLDSSFCGFVMFCVLGILWHHTFGITPLQNGVTGIANWTLLGRVLCMLSCTWLLSRYWISLFDRGFHTGLEVPSMCVGWLSRVSCYLIFEVLLGLWCVVVYFAAAGYGDSGTEFEVEYEVNSSSIFVRPQIDDVDATPGICLTVISGAIFISVDSLKESVQGTFRQFKGFQEKPICVLEKSNRLAEGSVVLVAISVVGYA